From the Planktothricoides raciborskii GIHE-MW2 genome, the window AACATCGATCGCTCTAATCCTGCCCCGGAAATGCCCCACCATCATCATTAAAAAAAGGAACGAGTCCGCTTTAAGATGAGAAGAGTCTCTTCTTGTTAGGCAATTCACTGAACAACGATTGACAAAGGTGAACAATTGCGTTAAGCTAGAGGATTTCGTACACAGCAAGCGAGCTAAATGCCGAAATATACATCACCAAGTGAAACATCTCAATAGGTGTATGCTTACATACCCTAAGAAGATGGGAAAGAGACGGCAAGATTCAAGCGATCAGGACACCATCAGGGCAGAGGCGATATGATATTGCATCCTACACGGGAATTTCCAACAAGAGAACGCAACGGGCAATTATCGCTTATGCCCGCGTTTCCAGCCGTGGACAAAAAGCAGACCTCGATCGCCAAGCTGCAAAATTACTCGAACTCTACCCTAACGCCGAGCTCGTCACTGATATCGCCAGTGGTCTTAATTTCAAAAGAAAAGGACTTAGAGCCATTTTGGAGCGAGTCCGTCAAGGGGATGTCGGATTTATTGTGGTTGCCCACAGAGACAGACTTGTTCGTTTCGGGTTTGACCTCCGAACCTGGTTGTGCGAACTCGACAAAACAAAAATCGTGGTTCTCAACCAAGACAGTTTATCCCCAGAACGAGAATTGGTTGAGGACATCCTTGCCATTGTTCACATCTTCAGTCGCCAACTCTACAGACTTACAAAATATAAGTCTGCAATCAAAGAATATCCGGATTTATCCCAGTCCTGAACTGGAAAAAATTTGGAAAAAATGGCGGGCGGCTTGCCGTTATTGTTTTAACCAAGCGATCGCCATGCAGCGTCAATCAACGACTCGGATTAGTAAGCTGAAATTGCGAAATCTGGTCATGCAATCCGATTTACCTCAATGGGTGAAAGAAACGCCTTGCCATATCAGACAAAATGCTATCTTTGACGCACATCAAGCAATAAGTGCGAGTTGTGATGCCAAATTCCGAAGTATCCGTGACCCCCGCCAAACAATCAAATTTAATAATTCCAATTTCACCAAAGGAACATGGTACAGTCAATTAACAAAAACACTTAAGTTTAAGGCAAGTGAACCTATACCAGAGCAATGGGATTATGGTACTCAATTGACTTATCGGCGTGGTAAATGGTTCGCTGTTTTTCCTGAACCTGTAATTAAAAGTCATACATCTTCAAGGAAAATAATTGCCTTAGATCCTGGAGTCAGAACTTTTTTGACTGGGTATGACGGCGATCGAGTCATTGAAATTGGCAACGGGGACATGGGTCGAATCGTGAGATTATGTCAACACGAATATGATTTAATTAGTCGTTCAACTAAGGTAAATGCCAAACGACGCCGTTCCATGAGAAAAGCGGCTAATCGGATTCGAGAAAAGATTCGGAACTTAATTGACGAAGTACACAAAAAAGCAGCCCATTACCTGACTAATAACTATGGATTAATTTTTCTACCTCGCTTTGAGTCTTCCCACATGGTAGCCAAGTCAAGAAGAAAAATTAGGTCTAAAACAGTCAGAAGTATGCTGACTTGGGGAGCCTGTGCGGTCTTGGGGTTTCCCCAAGTGGAGCAACTGGCGTCGCATTATCACTTTAAGTTAATTCTGAAACATCAAGCAGCAAAGCGTGGTTGCGTGGTGCTTGATGTGGGCGAAAGTCATACATCTAAAACCTGTGGAGTGTGTGGACATCGCCATACCAAACTAGGTGGTGCGAAAATACACAAGTGTCCTCCCTGTGGCAGTCAAACTCCTAGAGATGCAAATGGCGCACGTAATATAATGTTACGTGCTTTGAGGGATTCCTTTTTTACTGTCAGTAATGATGGTATTGCTATAGTTACAGTCCGAGCATTGGAAATCAATGTTCAGGAATGTTCAGCTTAAATGAATCAGACAAACAAAATATTCAGCCAGATTTAAACTTATCTCCCATGATTAAACAGTTTGTTTCCTCATCACATAAACTTTTAACCCGTTGGATGCTGCTGCCATTAGTGCTATGGTTCAGCCTGCTGGGGTCGGTCTCGGCGATCGCGGCACCTACGGGTGATTTAGCCCGTCAACCGGCGATCGAGGTGGCAGTGAGTTTAGGCAATACAGCCAATGAACTAAAATTTTTCCCCAATAACTTTGAATTTGAGGGTGGTCGTCGTTACAAGCTGGTATTGACAAATCCCAGTCCCCAAAAACATTATTTCACTGCCAAAGATTTTGCCGATGCTTCCTGGAGTCAAAAAGTAGACGCCGGTAACGTGGAAATCAAAGGGGCGATCCACGAACTAGAACTCAGACCCAACGCGGAAGCGGAATGGGTGTTTGTCCCGGTAAGATCCGGAACCTATCAACTGCGTTGCACTATTCCCGGTCACACCGAAGCGGGAATGATTGGCACCATTACCATTAAACCTGCGGCGCAGGTTTAATCCTCGGTTATCCGGCTGATTTCCACGCAAAAGTTCCCTACATTGTCTGTGGGGAATTTTTGTGGAATCTGTTAAGTTAGTTAAAGACGGTTAATTTATCCAGCTAAAGTGAATATCGGATCCTCGATCGCCTGAAATCAATTTCTTTATTTTAGAAAAATGGGATCGGGCGCGATCGCTGTTCTCCTATTCAAGCAAATATCATCACTACTGACTACATGAACATTCTTGCCAACCTCCTGCAACAACCTGCCCAGAAACCCAGCGTCAAAAACCAACAGCGTCGCCGCACTATTGAACTGAAATCTCCCCGCGAGATTGACATCATGCGTCAGTCTGCGAAAATTGTGGCCACGGTGCTCAAAGAAATTTCTGAAATGGTTCAGCCGGGCATGACCACCGCAGACCTGGATGCTCACGCGGAAAAACGGATTCGGGAAATGGGAGCCACCCCTAGTTTTAAAGGCTATCATGGCTTTCCCGCTTCGATTTGTGCCAGCGTTAACAATGAAGTGGTGCATGGAATTCCTAACAAGAAAAAAGTCTTATGCGCCGGGGATGTCCTCAAGGTAGACACAGGCGCTTATTATGAAGGATTCCACGGGGATTCTTGCATTACTATTGCAGTGGGAGAAGTCACCCCAGAAGCCGCCAAATTAATTCGGGTTGCCGAAGAATCTTTATATAAAGGAATTGAACAAGTCAAAGCGGGCAATTATCTATTAGATATTGCCGGAGCAATTGAAGACCATGTGAAAGCCAATGGTTTTAGTGTGGTCGAAGATTTCACGGGTCATGGTGTGGGTCGGAACCTCCATGAAGAACCTTCGGTGTTCAACTTCCGCACTCGTGAAATGCCCAATGTGAAATTACGCGCTGGGATGACTTTGGCGATCGAGCCGATTCTCAATCAAGGCTCCAAATATACCCGCATTTTAGCGGATAAATGGACAGCGGTAACGGTGGATAATGCCCTATCCGCTCAGTTTGAACATACAGTATTAGTCACCGAAAATGGCTATGAAATTTTAAGCGATCGCACTAAAGTTTAATTAGTTTATTAATTTTTTTGGTGTGAAAAAAAATACCTCTTACTGTCTAGTAAGAGGTATTATTGTTAATAAATTTACATATCAGGGTTGATCGTTATAACAATATAAAATGAATGGCTAAATAAATCACTAAAATCTTATACCATAAAACTCTATGAATTACTCAGCCGCTATCAGGCCGGGGAAAGAAATTTTGCCAAAGCCAACTTGATTGGTGCGGATATGAACAATGTTAACTTAACTGGGGTCAACCTCGAAGGCTCCTTTCTCACAGGTGCTAACCTCAGTCGGGCAGTCTTAAATCAGGCCAACTTGAATGGCGCTTTTCTTTATCGGGCGGATCTAAGTTTTGCCAAACTTCAATCCGCTACGCTAGTTTAATCGAAGCAGACCTGACAAAAACTAATTTAAGATCCGCCTGGGTGGTGAAATCAAAACTCATTGAAACTAAACTCAGTGGCACTTTACTTACTGCGGTGAACCTGGCGGTAGCGAACCTAGAAGGGGTGAATCTTTGTGGTGCGGATTTGCGGGGAATTAATCTGCGCGGTGCAAATTTGACTAAGGCTAATTTGAGTTGGGCAAATCTGAGTGGAGCCCGATTAAGTGGTGCGCGATTACAGGGGGCGCTGCTCAATGGGGTGAAATTTGCTCAAGCATATCTTAATGGGGTGGATTTGAGTGGGTTGGAGTTGGAGGGGGTGGACTTTTCCGAGGCTAAACTCAATGGAGCGAATTTAAGTCAGGCGAATCTGATTGCCAGTAGTTTGATGGCAGCGTCCCTTCGGGGGGCTATGTTGGCGGGGGCAAACTTGCAAGGGGCAGATTTAACTGAAGCGGTGTTGAGTCGAGCGTCTTTAAGTCAAGCGAATTTGACTAGGGCAGATTTGACTGATGCGAATTTACAAGAGGCAGATTTGACCGGCGCGAAACTGAATTTAGCTTGTTTGTTGCGGACTAATCTCAGTGGCGCTGATTTATCTGATGCTTACCTTTGGGTGCTGATCTGTATGAAACGGATTTGGAGCAAGCCAATTTCCTGGGAGCGAGTTTGCGTGATGCGATGATTGCCAACGTAGATATGCATAAAGCGATTTTGCGGGATACTCGGATGCCTGATGGTCAGCTTTATTCCAGCCCAAGATGATCTAGCCCAAGATGATATGATGCCTATCAAATCACGATTTAATATTCCATATAGTTTTTAATCGATGACCGATGAATGATTTGGCTCCTTGGCGATCGCCTCTTGGTCGCGCCCAACATCGCAATCGCAGTTTGCCCAATGCTCGTTATGTTCAGTTAGCCACTGTTCGTCCCAATGGCCGACCGGCGAACCGAACAGTAGTTTTTCGCGGATTTTTAGACCAGACAAATCAGTTAAAATTTGTCACCGATTTTCGCAGTGAAAAACCGGATCAAATTGACCGTTGTCCTTGGGCTGAAGTTTGTTGGTATTTTCCCAAAACTCGCGAACAATTTCGCTTGCAGGGTCGTTTAACTTTAGTCACCGATACCCATCTCGATCCGGTGTTAGCCGTTGCTCGCGAAAAAGCCTGGGCAGAACTTTCAGACGCGGCGCGATCGCAATTTGCATGGCCACATCCCGGACATCCCAGAGAAAATGGCGATGGGTTTAATCCCCCACCGACCGCAGCGGATCGACCCCTTTCTCATTTTTGTTTACTATTACTTGATCCTCTCTCCGTCGATCATTTAGAACTGCGGGGCGACCCACAAAACCGTCGCTTATACCAGCGTCAAAATGATGGGTGGTCAATCCAAGAAATTAATCCTTAAAATTCGCCGCAGGGATGCAGAAACCGGGTTTCTTAATTAAATCTATGTTTTTCGGCAAAAATTATCGCAGAAACCCGGTTTCTTTTGGTTTCTCCCGCACAGGGGTTGATAAACCGGATTCAGAAACCGGGTTTCTTAATTAAATCTATGTTTTTCGGCAAAAATTATCGCAGAAACCCGGTTTCTTTTGGTTTCCCGCACTCAACCCGATTTTTTTGGGTTAATCAGCATCAGGATCGATTCCCAGTTCTCGCAACCGTGCGGCTAATTTCGCGGCCCGTTGTTGTTGCCGTTCCTTTTCCTGCCGTTCTTGTTCCGCCCGTTGGCTTTCTTGTTCAGCCCGCAGACGTTCTTGTTCCGCCCGTTGGCTTTCTTGTTCTGCCCGCAGACGTTCTTGTTCCTTTTCCAGACGTTCGCGCTCGGCTCGCAGTTGTTCGCGATCGCCTCTCTCTCGTTCTTCGCCATAAGTGCGTAAATACTCGCCGGTCTGACGATGGAAAAAACGCAACTGACCATCAATTAGGAGATGCATTTCTAATCCCAATACTTCAGAAGGGAAACAAAGGGTGCCATCTGCCAACGCAGTGGGTGCGATCGGCGAGTAAGTATTGCCCTCTAACCTTCTGCCCTTGAGTGGAGGGTTCAGATAATCCCCCGTTGGGTCATATTGGAAATATTCCGTTACACCCATTTGAGCATAAGTGCGGGGTTTTTCTTGTTCATCCTGATGTCTTGTGCTCCGGGAAGTTATTTCTAGAACCCAGGAAGGCGCTTTGTCATTTTCTTCCCAGATTTTATAACTGCGGCGTTGACGGTTTTCTACCCCAAAAACCACAAATACATCCGGAGCAACTACCGCATCAGGGACTCCTTGCTGGTAACATAGCCACAAATTACCGGAAACATAAACATCCGATCGCTTTTGAAAATATAGTTTTAGGGCTTCTACTCCATAAACTAAATAATCACGAGTGGGGTCACTTTCTGCCATAGGTGCGCCGTCTGGTTCGGGATAAAATATCGGGGTTTTTAGGGATGCTTGGGTCATGGATATCCTCCCAGCTAGGGGACTTATTCTGAGTATAGGCGATCGCCCCATCCTGGGCGTAGAAACCGGGTTTCTTCAAGAAACCCGGTTTCTGAATTAAATCTATGTTTTTCGGCAAAAATTGCCGGCAGTTACCCGATTTCTTGCTTTTGATCGCAGTTTTAATTATTGTCTACATGACTGACACGGCGCAGATTTAAGACATCACTCATTTGTTTGATTTGAGTGAAGGTGCGGTCAAGCTGAACCCGATCGCGGATTTCAATGCCTAAGTCAATCACCGCTGGGCGATCCATGTAGGTTTTGACGTTGGCACTGCGGACATTTACATGATTATCCTTTAAGCGAGAAAGAATGTCATTGAGAACCCCCACGCGGTCGATCACTTCAATAGAAATATCAATCGGATAGGTTTGGGGGCGCGCTTCGTCTTCACTGGTGGGGTTCCAATTCACCGGGACTAGGCGATCGCCAGGAATGCTATCCACATTGGGACAACCTTGCCGGTGAATGGAAATGCCCCGGGCGCCACGAGTCACTACCCCAATAATGTCTTCTCCAGGAACGGGATTACAACAGCCAGCAATTTGATAAAGTAAACCTTCCACACCGGCGATCGGAGATTTTTTCCCTGGTAGGATCGACGGGGATTCTCGCAATAGCCGAGTGGAAGCGATCGCC encodes:
- a CDS encoding IS607 family transposase, with the translated sequence MSIGVCLHTLRRWERDGKIQAIRTPSGQRRYDIASYTGISNKRTQRAIIAYARVSSRGQKADLDRQAAKLLELYPNAELVTDIASGLNFKRKGLRAILERVRQGDVGFIVVAHRDRLVRFGFDLRTWLCELDKTKIVVLNQDSLSPERELVEDILAIVHIFSRQLYRLTKYKSAIKEYPDLSQS
- a CDS encoding RNA-guided endonuclease TnpB family protein, whose translation is MPLFTSSVANSTDLQNISLQSKNIRIYPSPELEKIWKKWRAACRYCFNQAIAMQRQSTTRISKLKLRNLVMQSDLPQWVKETPCHIRQNAIFDAHQAISASCDAKFRSIRDPRQTIKFNNSNFTKGTWYSQLTKTLKFKASEPIPEQWDYGTQLTYRRGKWFAVFPEPVIKSHTSSRKIIALDPGVRTFLTGYDGDRVIEIGNGDMGRIVRLCQHEYDLISRSTKVNAKRRRSMRKAANRIREKIRNLIDEVHKKAAHYLTNNYGLIFLPRFESSHMVAKSRRKIRSKTVRSMLTWGACAVLGFPQVEQLASHYHFKLILKHQAAKRGCVVLDVGESHTSKTCGVCGHRHTKLGGAKIHKCPPCGSQTPRDANGARNIMLRALRDSFFTVSNDGIAIVTVRALEINVQECSA
- a CDS encoding plastocyanin/azurin family copper-binding protein; translation: MFSLNESDKQNIQPDLNLSPMIKQFVSSSHKLLTRWMLLPLVLWFSLLGSVSAIAAPTGDLARQPAIEVAVSLGNTANELKFFPNNFEFEGGRRYKLVLTNPSPQKHYFTAKDFADASWSQKVDAGNVEIKGAIHELELRPNAEAEWVFVPVRSGTYQLRCTIPGHTEAGMIGTITIKPAAQV
- the map gene encoding type I methionyl aminopeptidase encodes the protein MNILANLLQQPAQKPSVKNQQRRRTIELKSPREIDIMRQSAKIVATVLKEISEMVQPGMTTADLDAHAEKRIREMGATPSFKGYHGFPASICASVNNEVVHGIPNKKKVLCAGDVLKVDTGAYYEGFHGDSCITIAVGEVTPEAAKLIRVAEESLYKGIEQVKAGNYLLDIAGAIEDHVKANGFSVVEDFTGHGVGRNLHEEPSVFNFRTREMPNVKLRAGMTLAIEPILNQGSKYTRILADKWTAVTVDNALSAQFEHTVLVTENGYEILSDRTKV
- a CDS encoding pentapeptide repeat-containing protein, which produces MNNVNLTGVNLEGSFLTGANLSRAVLNQANLNGAFLYRADLSFAKLQSATLV
- a CDS encoding pentapeptide repeat-containing protein, which gives rise to MKSKLIETKLSGTLLTAVNLAVANLEGVNLCGADLRGINLRGANLTKANLSWANLSGARLSGARLQGALLNGVKFAQAYLNGVDLSGLELEGVDFSEAKLNGANLSQANLIASSLMAASLRGAMLAGANLQGADLTEAVLSRASLSQANLTRADLTDANLQEADLTGAKLNLACLLRTNLSGADLSDAYLWVLICMKRIWSKPISWERVCVMR
- a CDS encoding Npun_F5749 family FMN-dependent PPOX-type flavoprotein; translation: MNDLAPWRSPLGRAQHRNRSLPNARYVQLATVRPNGRPANRTVVFRGFLDQTNQLKFVTDFRSEKPDQIDRCPWAEVCWYFPKTREQFRLQGRLTLVTDTHLDPVLAVAREKAWAELSDAARSQFAWPHPGHPRENGDGFNPPPTAADRPLSHFCLLLLDPLSVDHLELRGDPQNRRLYQRQNDGWSIQEINP
- a CDS encoding Uma2 family endonuclease, with product MTQASLKTPIFYPEPDGAPMAESDPTRDYLVYGVEALKLYFQKRSDVYVSGNLWLCYQQGVPDAVVAPDVFVVFGVENRQRRSYKIWEENDKAPSWVLEITSRSTRHQDEQEKPRTYAQMGVTEYFQYDPTGDYLNPPLKGRRLEGNTYSPIAPTALADGTLCFPSEVLGLEMHLLIDGQLRFFHRQTGEYLRTYGEERERGDREQLRAERERLEKEQERLRAEQESQRAEQERLRAEQESQRAEQERQEKERQQQRAAKLAARLRELGIDPDAD